A region of Gammaproteobacteria bacterium DNA encodes the following proteins:
- a CDS encoding flagellar hook-length control protein FliK, producing MPEPVINLSTPPPASAGRPSAANESEGPDAGGKPFSDVLAQKLDQASPRSDKPSDKPAAPDSEEKDAAAGDEVAAVTAPAGQTLPPDGNTLQLALNVSPPATAATPTPPGQQDGDGAIVNFSSVAALNGTGATQLVNPGNGESNQDGQIQASGQLSTQDSEQSLVRGRSPGQITLAGAHTGQAGDLNADLAQMSAANTFSIENAQHLANENNVAGKVAEGAAQALTGLAAQPNTATANPALGTVNALSGAAPHNAQSAAPPASTPIPLPVNHPDWDQALGQRVMWLVRQDVQGAELRINPPQLGPIEMRIVMNNDQASVSFTSQHAAVREALEAAVPRLRDMFSDNGLNLGNVNVSQHSFAQQRQDNPYTPGAAASSGYQDGAPVESPVSDTPARVLAGLVDFYA from the coding sequence ATGCCAGAACCCGTTATCAACCTATCTACGCCGCCGCCGGCCAGCGCCGGCAGACCCTCTGCGGCCAATGAATCCGAGGGTCCCGACGCCGGTGGTAAGCCGTTTTCAGACGTTCTGGCCCAAAAACTAGACCAAGCCAGTCCGCGCTCTGATAAGCCGTCTGATAAACCGGCAGCGCCTGATTCAGAGGAAAAGGATGCGGCGGCAGGGGATGAGGTTGCCGCCGTGACGGCCCCGGCGGGCCAAACCTTGCCGCCGGATGGCAACACCCTGCAGCTTGCGCTCAACGTATCCCCGCCGGCTACAGCCGCAACTCCAACACCACCAGGGCAGCAGGATGGCGATGGAGCCATAGTGAATTTTTCGTCAGTGGCGGCCCTGAATGGAACCGGCGCCACTCAGCTAGTCAATCCCGGCAACGGCGAATCGAACCAAGACGGTCAAATACAGGCCTCGGGCCAACTCTCAACTCAGGACTCCGAGCAGTCATTGGTGCGTGGCCGGTCGCCGGGACAGATCACCCTGGCCGGGGCGCACACGGGTCAGGCCGGTGATTTGAATGCTGATTTAGCACAAATGTCCGCGGCGAATACATTCTCTATAGAAAACGCGCAACACCTTGCAAATGAAAACAACGTGGCAGGTAAGGTTGCCGAGGGTGCTGCCCAGGCATTAACGGGGCTCGCCGCTCAGCCCAACACCGCTACGGCGAATCCCGCACTGGGGACGGTGAATGCTCTCTCGGGGGCTGCGCCGCACAACGCACAATCCGCCGCGCCGCCTGCCAGCACGCCGATTCCGCTGCCGGTCAACCACCCGGACTGGGATCAAGCCTTGGGACAGCGCGTGATGTGGCTGGTGAGGCAGGATGTGCAGGGCGCGGAGTTGCGTATCAATCCTCCGCAATTGGGTCCGATAGAGATGCGCATTGTGATGAATAATGATCAGGCCAGTGTCTCGTTCACTTCTCAACATGCAGCCGTGCGCGAGGCCCTGGAAGCGGCCGTGCCGAGGCTGCGCGATATGTTCAGCGATAACGGCTTGAATCTGGGGAACGTCAACGTCTCGCAGCATTCCTTCGCCCAGCAGCGCCAGGATAACCCCTATACGCCGGGCGCTGCCGCTTCATCCGGCTATCAGGATGGGGCTCCTGTGGAAAGTCCGGTGAGTGATACGCCGGCGCGCGTGCTTGCCGGGTTGGTGGATTTTTATGCTTGA